One stretch of Streptomyces sp. NBC_01363 DNA includes these proteins:
- a CDS encoding SDR family oxidoreductase yields the protein MDLHLSDKRALVVCATGGIGRACASALAHECAEVTIVARDPAGLEETCAAIADESGAKTHGIAADVTTQEGVTTVLNGLNSPPDIVVLLPPRHGPLPDAPSADDVEGQFSTEVRRPLDLVEKLLPHMRTQGWGRIVHLTGAAVKRPAGKLLALTSLRVALIAYLRGMAQREAEHGITVNGVLIGYIDTPGLRKNWEGQAAAAGLTYDELLARKLSESSIHRLGKPAEIAALVTHLAGEQAGYITGEVISCDGGRGGHV from the coding sequence GTGGACCTGCACCTCAGTGACAAGCGCGCGCTGGTCGTGTGCGCGACCGGCGGGATCGGCAGGGCGTGCGCGTCGGCTCTCGCGCACGAATGCGCCGAAGTGACCATCGTGGCCCGCGACCCCGCCGGTCTCGAAGAGACGTGTGCGGCGATCGCCGACGAGTCGGGGGCCAAGACGCACGGCATCGCGGCGGACGTGACGACGCAGGAGGGCGTCACCACGGTCCTGAACGGACTGAACTCCCCGCCGGACATCGTCGTTCTGCTGCCCCCGCGGCACGGTCCGTTGCCCGATGCCCCGAGCGCGGACGACGTCGAGGGACAGTTCTCGACCGAAGTGCGCCGCCCCCTTGACCTCGTCGAGAAGTTGCTGCCCCACATGAGGACGCAGGGCTGGGGCCGCATCGTGCACCTCACGGGAGCGGCCGTCAAACGACCGGCTGGAAAGCTGCTGGCACTGACCAGCCTGCGCGTCGCGCTGATCGCGTATCTACGGGGCATGGCGCAGCGGGAGGCCGAACACGGAATCACCGTCAACGGTGTCCTGATCGGCTACATCGACACCCCCGGGCTCCGGAAGAACTGGGAGGGACAGGCCGCGGCGGCCGGTCTCACCTACGATGAACTCCTCGCGCGGAAGCTGTCCGAGTCCTCGATCCACCGTCTGGGGAAGCCTGCTGAGATCGCCGCCCTGGTGACGCACCTGGCCGGCGAGCAGGCTGGCTACATCACGGGCGAGGTCATCTCGTGCGACGGGGGCCGTGGTGGCCATGTCTGA
- a CDS encoding metallophosphoesterase, giving the protein MLNMEPTTVSYDRAIFHRRAGVSPGDELVVEYVGLEPDHEFHMGGSVFHTLPRPAGERLCRVAAVNDLHFGETSAGLMGKEVAGDVVTRRPGEAPHPILMNSSAIHEIKQISPAAVVVKGDITDTAQDVEFKAFENHYGASFNGRLLAVRGNHESFYGCTRYSDDLWVELPGIALAVLDTCVEGADGGNLTSSQLDWLMSHLESATVPVLIFGHHPPYLPGYGDNPGQTLDVASSEALVDACTSMPNVLSYSAGHSHRTRSRTWSGVVYSQVGCVKDFPGLWTEFEVFEGGVVQLVHRIRNRDAVAWSDSCRNLYQRIGIEYETYALGRLADRCTVLKPRL; this is encoded by the coding sequence ATGCTTAACATGGAGCCAACCACCGTCTCATACGATCGGGCTATTTTCCATCGTCGCGCCGGAGTGTCTCCCGGCGATGAACTAGTCGTAGAGTACGTAGGCCTGGAACCGGACCATGAGTTCCATATGGGAGGATCCGTCTTTCACACCTTGCCGCGTCCAGCCGGAGAGCGGCTGTGTCGGGTGGCAGCCGTCAACGACCTCCATTTCGGAGAGACGTCTGCGGGACTGATGGGCAAGGAAGTTGCCGGCGATGTAGTGACGCGACGCCCCGGTGAAGCCCCCCATCCAATTCTTATGAATTCTTCAGCCATTCATGAAATAAAGCAGATCTCCCCAGCCGCCGTGGTCGTGAAGGGAGATATAACGGATACCGCACAGGATGTTGAATTCAAAGCGTTCGAGAATCACTATGGCGCCTCTTTCAATGGCAGACTGCTCGCAGTCCGAGGGAATCACGAGTCCTTCTACGGCTGCACACGATATTCCGACGATCTCTGGGTCGAGCTGCCGGGTATCGCGCTGGCGGTTCTGGACACCTGTGTAGAGGGCGCTGACGGCGGCAACTTGACCAGTTCCCAGCTCGACTGGCTCATGTCCCACCTGGAGTCCGCTACGGTGCCGGTTCTCATATTTGGCCACCATCCTCCCTACCTTCCGGGTTACGGAGACAACCCTGGCCAGACCCTTGACGTTGCGAGCAGTGAGGCTTTGGTGGATGCCTGCACGTCCATGCCGAATGTTCTGTCGTATTCGGCTGGGCACAGTCACCGAACGCGTTCTCGTACGTGGTCCGGCGTGGTCTATTCCCAAGTCGGATGCGTGAAGGATTTCCCTGGACTTTGGACCGAGTTCGAGGTGTTCGAGGGCGGTGTTGTGCAACTCGTACACCGGATCCGAAATCGAGATGCAGTCGCCTGGTCGGACTCGTGCCGCAACCTTTATCAGCGAATCGGGATCGAGTACGAGACGTACGCTTTGGGGCGTCTCGCCGATCGCTGTACCGTACTCAAGCCGAGGCTTTAG
- a CDS encoding isocitrate lyase/PEP mutase family protein, producing the protein MIPCPPSPPHGIAQQSRRPLQNRVGGSRLRDRLKSGSADPAILLGVHNPMTAALVQRAGFSGGWLSSLEVSTVYGLPDRNLISADLVGNVVSAICSRVSLPLMVDADNGYGSPLGAARAARLLSDAGAAGLAIEDNPFPKMNSFSGGAAELESIDDYCAKVSAIRDAVDDDFLVISRTEALIRGHGLDAALKRAEAYEQSGADLILIHTRDSTGSEVRDVAEAWSGNSPLVTVPTAFPEITAQELGGSGLLGDHLRQPSD; encoded by the coding sequence ATCATCCCGTGCCCACCTTCACCCCCGCACGGAATTGCGCAGCAGAGTCGGAGACCACTTCAAAACCGCGTCGGTGGATCGAGGCTTAGGGACCGTCTCAAATCTGGGTCGGCGGATCCCGCGATCCTGCTGGGTGTGCACAATCCGATGACAGCGGCACTCGTGCAGAGGGCTGGATTCAGCGGTGGCTGGCTGAGCAGCCTGGAGGTTTCGACCGTCTACGGGCTCCCGGACCGCAACCTCATCAGCGCCGACCTCGTGGGAAACGTGGTGTCAGCCATATGCTCGCGGGTCTCGCTGCCCCTCATGGTGGACGCCGACAACGGGTACGGGTCCCCGCTGGGCGCGGCGCGCGCGGCACGCTTGCTCAGTGATGCCGGGGCGGCCGGCCTGGCGATCGAGGACAATCCGTTCCCGAAGATGAACAGCTTCTCGGGCGGCGCCGCGGAACTGGAGAGCATCGACGACTACTGTGCGAAGGTCTCCGCGATCCGTGATGCGGTGGACGACGACTTCCTCGTGATATCGCGCACGGAGGCCCTGATTCGTGGCCACGGCCTAGACGCCGCGCTCAAGCGCGCCGAGGCGTACGAGCAGTCGGGCGCGGACCTGATCCTCATTCACACCCGGGATTCTACGGGGAGCGAGGTGAGGGATGTGGCCGAGGCGTGGAGCGGCAATTCCCCGCTGGTCACCGTACCCACCGCGTTCCCCGAGATCACGGCTCAGGAGCTCGGGGGTTCTGGGTTACTCGGTGATCATCTACGCCAACCATCTGATTAG
- a CDS encoding IS1182 family transposase, which yields MSMRPEGLPEVPEQTVMVARAAFPQGSLAIRVRDRLAEVFADEPFASAFGVRGAPGLSPGVLCLVTVLQFAEDLTDRQAAAMAVRAIDWKYALGAELTDTGFDASVLSRFRSRLSDNGMERVVFDRLLEYCVEEGLVAAGGRQRTDSTHVISAVRDLNRLELAGESVRAALEALAVAAPSWLAGQVDVAEFAHRYGPRVDGWRMPASQTKRDRLAQVFGQDALALCRAAWSPGTPPWIREIESVQILRQILVQTYYLSTDTRGREVIKKRAADDEGVPPGHRRLASPYDADARWAAKGEGLFWMGYKVHLTETCDTPTEAEAEAEAEAEAEAEAEAGVRAAPNLITDVCTTDATVPDVKATAPVQQRLAEHGIRPAEHYLDSGYPSADLIAAALKQGTRMVTPVLLDHSAQAKAHAGFDKSAFIIDWRARQVRCPAGKTSAHWNPVKQHGTDAIVITFGVRTCRPCPFRDQCTSSAKGRRMLTLRPREPEEALTQARAEQKTETWKAKYALRAGVEGTINQALDITGIRRARYRGLPKVRLQHAFSATALNVIRLDAHWTGHDQHHTRSSRLERLAYRLTA from the coding sequence ATGTCGATGCGGCCGGAGGGGCTGCCGGAAGTCCCGGAGCAGACCGTGATGGTGGCGCGGGCGGCGTTCCCGCAGGGGAGCCTGGCGATACGGGTGCGAGACCGGCTCGCGGAGGTTTTCGCGGACGAGCCGTTCGCGTCGGCGTTCGGGGTGCGTGGGGCTCCGGGTTTGTCTCCGGGGGTGTTGTGCCTGGTCACGGTGTTGCAGTTCGCCGAGGATCTGACCGATCGGCAGGCCGCGGCGATGGCGGTGCGGGCGATCGACTGGAAGTACGCGCTCGGGGCGGAGCTGACGGACACCGGCTTCGATGCCAGTGTGCTGAGCCGGTTCCGTTCCCGCCTGTCCGACAACGGCATGGAACGGGTGGTCTTCGACCGTCTCCTTGAGTACTGCGTGGAGGAGGGGCTGGTCGCGGCCGGGGGCAGGCAGCGGACCGATTCCACCCATGTGATCAGTGCGGTGCGGGACTTGAACCGCCTCGAGCTGGCCGGGGAGAGTGTGCGGGCGGCGCTGGAGGCCCTGGCTGTCGCGGCGCCGTCGTGGCTGGCCGGGCAGGTCGATGTCGCCGAGTTCGCTCACCGGTACGGGCCGCGGGTGGACGGCTGGCGCATGCCCGCCTCGCAGACGAAACGCGACCGGCTCGCGCAGGTCTTCGGCCAGGACGCGCTGGCGTTGTGCCGGGCGGCCTGGTCACCCGGCACACCCCCATGGATCCGTGAGATCGAGTCCGTACAGATCCTGCGGCAGATCCTCGTCCAGACGTACTACCTGAGCACCGACACCAGGGGACGGGAGGTGATCAAGAAGCGGGCCGCCGACGACGAGGGTGTCCCGCCCGGTCATCGCCGCCTCGCCTCCCCCTACGACGCGGACGCACGCTGGGCGGCCAAGGGCGAGGGCCTGTTCTGGATGGGCTACAAGGTCCATCTCACCGAGACCTGCGACACTCCCACCGAAGCCGAAGCCGAAGCCGAAGCCGAAGCCGAAGCCGAAGCCGAAGCCGAAGCCGGTGTCCGGGCGGCACCGAATCTGATCACGGACGTGTGCACCACCGATGCCACCGTGCCCGATGTGAAAGCGACCGCCCCGGTCCAACAGCGCCTGGCCGAGCACGGCATCAGGCCCGCCGAGCACTACCTCGACTCCGGCTATCCATCCGCCGACCTCATCGCCGCCGCGCTGAAACAGGGCACCCGTATGGTCACCCCGGTTCTGCTGGATCATTCCGCCCAGGCCAAGGCCCACGCCGGCTTCGACAAGAGCGCCTTCATCATCGACTGGAGGGCCCGCCAGGTCCGCTGCCCCGCCGGCAAGACCAGCGCGCACTGGAACCCCGTGAAACAGCACGGAACGGACGCGATCGTCATCACCTTCGGCGTCCGCACCTGCCGCCCCTGCCCCTTCCGCGACCAATGCACCAGCTCCGCGAAAGGCCGCCGCATGCTCACCCTGCGCCCCAGAGAGCCAGAAGAAGCCCTCACCCAGGCCCGCGCCGAGCAGAAGACCGAGACGTGGAAGGCCAAGTACGCCCTGCGAGCGGGTGTGGAAGGCACTATCAATCAAGCCCTCGACATCACCGGCATACGCCGGGCCCGCTACCGCGGGCTACCGAAAGTCCGCCTCCAACACGCCTTCTCCGCCACCGCACTCAACGTGATCAGACTCGACGCCCACTGGACCGGACACGACCAGCATCACACCCGCAGCAGCCGGCTCGAACGCCTCGCCTACCGACTCACAGCCTGA
- a CDS encoding class I SAM-dependent methyltransferase — protein sequence MSATSSPHKFEDAAYTEEWVAYNEKQYPQRAVFIEEFVRTLKLQDGALRVLELGGGAGRLAEAIQQECHVDSYDLLDSSPAMQRLARTRLSSSKVTQLIKADFSDAKWPDLVSSEYDAVVTMQAIHELRNPAAVPLLYGQIATVARPGASVVVCDHLPVEPRHRGLYMPPSAHLAAMAAGGLANAEIIRVSDAMVLVRGEVTAARPDADGLFFWSRA from the coding sequence ATGTCGGCGACCAGCAGCCCGCACAAGTTCGAGGACGCCGCCTACACCGAGGAATGGGTGGCATACAACGAGAAGCAGTACCCGCAACGGGCCGTCTTCATCGAGGAGTTCGTTCGTACTCTCAAGCTCCAGGATGGCGCCTTGAGGGTTCTGGAGCTGGGGGGCGGCGCGGGCCGCCTTGCGGAAGCCATCCAACAGGAGTGCCACGTCGACTCGTACGATCTTCTCGATTCGTCACCCGCGATGCAGCGTCTCGCCAGGACACGCCTGAGCAGTTCGAAAGTGACGCAGCTTATCAAAGCGGACTTTTCGGATGCGAAGTGGCCTGATCTGGTCTCGTCCGAGTACGACGCCGTCGTGACCATGCAGGCGATCCACGAGCTCAGGAATCCCGCCGCCGTACCGCTCCTCTATGGGCAGATAGCGACAGTCGCCAGGCCCGGTGCGTCCGTCGTTGTCTGTGACCATCTGCCGGTCGAACCCCGGCACCGCGGCCTCTACATGCCGCCGTCGGCCCATCTGGCCGCGATGGCGGCGGGGGGTCTCGCCAACGCGGAGATCATCCGGGTGAGCGACGCCATGGTGCTCGTACGGGGTGAGGTGACGGCCGCACGTCCCGATGCTGATGGCCTCTTCTTCTGGAGTCGAGCGTGA
- a CDS encoding NTP transferase domain-containing protein: MSDGELSRTASVAQSALAVVLAAGEGVRLRPYTTDLPKTLLTVGGMTLLERQLAALEAVGVRRVVVVAGHGWRHVKALVDEVRGSRRYALDVGLTINEDYRSTGTGGSLRCALAAPGSDAPEVVVIEGDVLLHPHALEALFTNDGGHDIRILASRQRLESSVIKADPAGTVKRIVHRSDLNVDLEASGSDEDFYNLSCYRLAMPWAELIQVLDRRLASKAGVNVERVIDGLCDEGLVGLTQVDPQWAFEVDTAADLEAARRHVGLNEKYSAYSAAPPPDPEGVSS; encoded by the coding sequence ATGTCTGACGGAGAACTTTCGAGGACGGCGTCCGTCGCGCAGTCGGCGCTCGCCGTCGTTCTGGCGGCGGGCGAGGGCGTCCGGCTGCGGCCGTACACGACCGACCTTCCGAAGACACTGCTGACCGTGGGCGGGATGACGCTTCTCGAACGTCAACTCGCCGCGCTGGAAGCCGTGGGAGTGCGCAGGGTGGTGGTGGTCGCCGGACATGGATGGCGTCATGTCAAGGCGCTTGTCGACGAGGTTCGCGGATCGAGGCGCTACGCGCTGGACGTCGGTCTGACGATCAACGAAGACTACCGCTCTACCGGTACCGGGGGTTCCTTGCGGTGTGCACTCGCCGCTCCTGGATCCGACGCACCAGAGGTCGTAGTGATTGAAGGAGACGTGCTTTTGCACCCCCATGCCCTCGAAGCGCTCTTCACCAATGATGGCGGTCATGACATTCGCATTCTGGCCTCTCGCCAAAGGCTCGAAAGCTCAGTAATCAAGGCTGACCCTGCCGGAACCGTGAAGCGAATCGTCCACAGGTCGGACCTGAACGTGGACCTGGAGGCGTCAGGGAGCGATGAGGACTTCTACAACCTCAGTTGCTATCGGTTGGCCATGCCCTGGGCGGAGTTGATCCAAGTCCTCGACAGACGACTGGCTTCGAAGGCCGGAGTCAATGTCGAGCGAGTCATCGACGGCCTGTGCGATGAAGGCCTCGTAGGACTGACTCAGGTCGACCCGCAGTGGGCATTCGAAGTCGACACGGCTGCAGATCTTGAGGCCGCACGCAGGCATGTCGGACTCAATGAGAAGTACAGCGCGTACTCTGCAGCGCCCCCGCCTGATCCTGAGGGGGTGAGCTCGTGA
- a CDS encoding MFS transporter — translation MNVDGASEETAVTTSQMERNLRLMPVLSALATSAAWQPVFVLFSTREFGLHNALLLSSLFFLAGVVLEIPSGWASDNLGRIGTLRIAAVSWIIAEAAFTAGSGSLPIVAIGQIALAAGFAFTSGTDVAYHFDTLEALGREEEFAERQSRVRAIGFVAKGVCALIGGALGLLDLRITFLFALVIAITQLGVSMAMYEPPRPSERVPFKTGLLNSLGYLRNAQVAWFFGYLVLLATLHHLSEALMQPWLAEVLGKTPEELGGTPLFSGAVLAVIGIIGAASAARLSRRFGSVPVLIGYAVLSALIVTAMASSISFIAVSMLALRSLNGAASDVLVSHEVSMRVGRFNRATLISCASMLGALGYSGYFTVVSGDESGNVGTYLDRFALTAWIIAGVVFLSACWVWSRSRASSVSNEVLARKDA, via the coding sequence GTGAACGTCGACGGCGCGTCAGAAGAGACCGCCGTAACGACATCACAAATGGAACGCAACCTTCGGCTCATGCCGGTGCTTTCCGCCCTGGCCACATCAGCGGCGTGGCAACCTGTTTTTGTTTTGTTCTCCACCCGAGAGTTCGGCTTGCACAATGCCCTCTTGCTCTCCTCACTCTTCTTCTTAGCCGGAGTGGTGCTGGAGATTCCCAGTGGGTGGGCGAGCGATAATCTTGGACGGATCGGCACGCTTCGGATCGCTGCAGTCTCATGGATTATCGCCGAAGCAGCTTTCACCGCGGGTTCAGGTTCTCTGCCTATTGTGGCCATCGGACAGATCGCACTCGCTGCAGGATTCGCCTTCACGTCGGGAACCGACGTCGCGTATCACTTCGACACCTTGGAAGCTTTGGGGCGTGAGGAGGAGTTCGCAGAACGGCAGTCGCGGGTGCGGGCTATCGGTTTCGTCGCGAAGGGGGTATGCGCTCTTATCGGCGGAGCCCTCGGCCTCCTCGACTTGAGGATAACTTTCCTCTTCGCCTTAGTCATAGCCATCACTCAGCTCGGAGTTTCGATGGCGATGTATGAGCCGCCGCGACCGAGTGAACGGGTGCCTTTTAAGACGGGTCTGCTGAACTCCCTCGGCTACCTGCGGAATGCGCAGGTAGCTTGGTTTTTCGGGTACTTGGTCCTGCTGGCCACACTGCACCACCTGTCTGAGGCCCTGATGCAGCCCTGGTTGGCGGAGGTTCTGGGAAAGACACCTGAAGAGCTCGGCGGAACCCCGCTGTTCTCCGGGGCGGTGTTGGCAGTCATCGGAATCATCGGAGCCGCCAGCGCGGCGCGGCTCTCGCGTAGATTCGGGTCAGTACCTGTACTAATCGGCTATGCCGTGCTCTCGGCTCTCATCGTCACCGCGATGGCATCGTCGATCAGCTTCATCGCTGTAAGCATGCTGGCGCTAAGGAGCCTTAATGGTGCTGCGTCGGATGTCTTAGTTTCCCATGAGGTCTCCATGCGTGTCGGACGATTCAATCGGGCGACACTCATCAGCTGCGCATCCATGCTTGGGGCTCTGGGGTATAGCGGATATTTTACGGTGGTGTCAGGTGATGAATCAGGGAACGTCGGCACATATCTCGACCGCTTCGCATTGACCGCATGGATAATCGCAGGTGTCGTTTTCCTGTCGGCATGCTGGGTCTGGTCAAGAAGTCGCGCAAGTTCAGTCTCAAACGAGGTGCTCGCGAGAAAGGATGCTTAA
- a CDS encoding IS1380 family transposase — protein sequence MQSSPAVSAVSAEFDDANLVAYAGLVPMMRLAERCGLARLTVGKVRLSGAGNGAGAAADAKVTSIVAGMAVGADSIDDLDVLRHGAMPTLFGGIRAPSTLGTFLRAFTHGHALQLHAVHRRFLGELAVHTPLLPGAGQMAFIDVDSTHKRVYGRTKQGAEYGRFKGTRTLHPLLATVRTPHSRPVIATVRLRRGKAADSRGAPKFVSEALATAREAGCTGTRILRADSQFYNAGVIAACRRTGAHFSITTGMNPSIKRAIAAIPDKAWQQITYPTAVPDPETGELVSDAEVAEIPAYTAFASRKKSERVTARLIVRRVRDLAKPPIVGEQGELFPVWRHHPFFTDNPAETLQAEREHRHHAVVEQVIADSKASALAHLPSGKFNANAAWLTLWAMAYNLLRAIGALTSAFHAKATTATLRAHLIQVPARIARSARRITLHLPHNWPWRDAWTQLFDTVHRPPEPA from the coding sequence ATGCAATCTTCCCCTGCCGTTTCGGCGGTGTCCGCCGAGTTCGATGACGCCAATCTGGTCGCGTATGCCGGGCTGGTCCCGATGATGCGGCTGGCCGAGCGGTGCGGGCTTGCCCGGCTGACAGTGGGGAAGGTGAGGCTGAGCGGGGCGGGGAACGGTGCGGGTGCGGCAGCGGACGCCAAGGTCACCAGCATCGTCGCCGGGATGGCCGTGGGCGCGGACAGCATCGACGACCTGGACGTCCTGCGCCACGGCGCGATGCCGACCCTGTTCGGCGGGATCCGTGCCCCGTCCACGCTGGGCACGTTCCTGCGCGCGTTCACCCACGGTCATGCGCTCCAGCTCCACGCTGTGCACCGAAGGTTCCTTGGCGAACTGGCCGTACACACCCCGCTGCTGCCCGGTGCGGGGCAAATGGCGTTCATCGACGTCGACTCCACCCACAAACGGGTCTACGGCCGCACCAAGCAGGGCGCCGAGTACGGCCGGTTCAAGGGCACCCGCACCCTGCACCCCTTGCTCGCCACGGTCCGCACCCCGCACTCCCGGCCGGTGATCGCCACAGTGCGGTTGCGCCGCGGCAAAGCGGCCGACTCCCGTGGCGCCCCGAAGTTCGTCAGCGAGGCCCTGGCCACCGCCCGCGAGGCCGGCTGCACCGGCACCCGCATCCTGCGCGCGGACTCCCAGTTCTACAACGCCGGTGTGATTGCCGCCTGCCGCCGGACCGGCGCCCACTTTTCCATCACCACCGGCATGAACCCCTCCATCAAACGGGCCATCGCTGCCATCCCCGACAAGGCATGGCAGCAGATCACCTACCCGACCGCGGTGCCGGACCCCGAGACCGGCGAACTCGTCTCGGACGCCGAAGTCGCCGAGATCCCCGCATACACGGCGTTCGCCAGCCGGAAGAAATCGGAGCGGGTCACGGCCCGGCTGATCGTGCGCCGGGTCCGTGACCTGGCCAAACCCCCGATCGTCGGAGAGCAGGGCGAGTTGTTCCCGGTCTGGCGCCACCACCCGTTCTTCACCGACAACCCCGCCGAAACCCTCCAAGCCGAGCGGGAACACCGTCACCACGCCGTCGTCGAGCAGGTCATCGCGGACAGCAAAGCCTCCGCCCTGGCCCACCTGCCGTCGGGGAAGTTCAACGCCAACGCCGCCTGGCTCACCCTGTGGGCGATGGCCTACAACCTGCTGCGGGCAATCGGCGCACTGACCTCCGCCTTCCACGCCAAGGCCACCACCGCCACCCTCCGCGCCCACCTGATCCAGGTCCCGGCCCGGATCGCCCGCTCCGCACGGCGTATCACACTGCACCTACCGCACAACTGGCCCTGGCGAGACGCGTGGACGCAGTTGTTCGACACCGTCCACCGCCCACCCGAACCGGCCTGA
- a CDS encoding pyridoxal phosphate-dependent aminotransferase, giving the protein MPPHIDDRFRIVSRVEASPTGALDRLVKQKLADGIDVARLNGGYVDHPPPAAAVAAAEAAAHSAELARYTANAGLPRLRAEIAAWYGELGIPVEQEEIIVTNGAKHAISLALRLILDRGDEVILPTPHWPTFPAAVSLAGGVPVPAPSVEGPGSPLSIPALDAAATERTKAVILVAPDNPSGRCADSAEIDDICDWAYRRGVWVILDQTYAGLEYGSVDAVRRQHTRRHRNLVRVGAISKTFCLPGWRIGWLTGTRELIAAGCAVQSHTVSHVSNVAQMGAVGALQERASFVPPLLKELQDRRDGVCTELEDIDGVRLDRPSGGIYAFADVRQSLERLTYASTREFAERVLETHRVAVLPGEAFGAPGWLRLSFGGREKANAIASDRLRAALTGRDQE; this is encoded by the coding sequence ATGCCACCGCACATCGACGACCGCTTCCGGATCGTGAGTCGGGTCGAGGCGTCTCCCACGGGTGCGCTGGACCGATTGGTCAAGCAGAAGCTGGCCGACGGAATCGACGTGGCACGCCTGAACGGTGGGTACGTGGATCACCCCCCGCCAGCTGCCGCCGTGGCCGCGGCCGAAGCGGCAGCCCATTCAGCGGAGTTGGCCCGGTACACCGCGAACGCTGGGCTGCCCCGGCTCAGGGCGGAGATCGCCGCGTGGTACGGCGAACTCGGCATCCCGGTCGAACAGGAAGAGATCATCGTCACCAACGGTGCCAAGCACGCGATTTCGCTGGCACTGCGATTGATCCTGGACCGGGGGGACGAGGTCATCCTGCCCACGCCACACTGGCCGACGTTTCCCGCAGCGGTCAGCCTGGCTGGCGGGGTACCCGTGCCGGCCCCGTCGGTCGAAGGGCCTGGCTCTCCCCTCAGCATCCCGGCACTGGACGCCGCGGCCACCGAGCGCACCAAGGCGGTCATCCTGGTGGCGCCGGACAACCCCTCCGGTCGCTGCGCGGACAGCGCGGAGATCGACGACATCTGCGACTGGGCCTACCGGCGCGGTGTCTGGGTGATTCTCGACCAGACCTATGCGGGCCTTGAGTACGGGAGCGTCGACGCCGTCCGACGTCAGCACACTAGGCGCCACAGGAACCTCGTTCGCGTCGGCGCGATCAGCAAGACGTTCTGCCTGCCGGGCTGGCGCATCGGATGGCTCACGGGCACCCGCGAGCTGATCGCCGCGGGCTGCGCCGTGCAGTCGCACACCGTGTCCCATGTGTCCAACGTGGCGCAGATGGGAGCTGTGGGAGCGCTTCAGGAACGGGCGAGCTTCGTCCCGCCGCTCCTGAAGGAACTGCAAGACCGCCGCGACGGGGTGTGCACGGAGCTGGAGGACATCGACGGAGTCCGCCTTGACCGCCCGTCAGGCGGTATCTACGCGTTCGCCGACGTCAGGCAGTCGCTGGAGCGGTTGACGTACGCGTCCACCCGCGAGTTCGCCGAGCGGGTTCTGGAGACCCATCGCGTCGCCGTGCTTCCGGGCGAGGCGTTCGGCGCCCCTGGGTGGCTGCGCCTGTCCTTCGGCGGCAGGGAGAAGGCGAACGCCATCGCATCCGACCGGCTTCGTGCCGCCCTCACCGGGCGAGACCAGGAGTGA